The DNA region TGTTGCAGCCGCCGCTCCCGCTGCTCCCGGTCCATCCGACCGTCGAGGAACTGTGCGTTGAAGTCGGCGACGTTGCCCACGTGCACGGCCCGCCGCCCGCCGGTCCAGGCCCCCACCCATCCGTCCATTCCGCGAGGGTACGGCCTGCGCGGGGGCGGTGGCGACGGGTCGGGGAGGGTGGTGCGGCGGGTGGTGCGGGCGGGTGGGCGGCGGCCCCGGGGAGCGCGGCGGCCCGGCGGGCGCGCCGGGTGCACCCACCGGCCGCGCCGGGCCCGCCCGGTGCTCAGAGGGCGAGGAGCCCCGCGTCGGTGGGCCGGAAGCCGCAGGCGCCGAAGTAGTAGGGGCGCAGGTGCGGTTCGAAGTCGACGTGGAGCCAGTCGCAGCCGGCCGCGCGGGCGCCCTCGGCGGCCGCGGCGACCAGCCGGGTGCCGATCCCGAGGCGGTGGGCCCCCGGGTCGACGGCGGTGTCGAGGAGGAAGGCGTGGACGCCGCCGTCCCAGAGCACGTTGACGAAGCCGAGCAGCGGGCCGTCGGGTGCGGGCCGGGCGCAGACCCACCCGGCGCTGTGGCGCTCCAGCCGGGCGCGCCAGGGGGTGGCGGCCGCCGCGGGGCTCCCGGGGCCGGTGGGACCGACGGGGCCGGTGAAGGCCGCGGCGTGCAGGGCGTCCAGCTCGTGGTCGGTGAAGGGACCACGCCAGACGTACTCCACAGTTCGGTGATCCTGGGGGGTTGTCATGGCGGGATCGTAGAGGAGGAGTTCACAACCGATCGATTTTGATCAGTACAGGCCACGACTTGGTCAAGAAATGACGCCTTCTCTAGCTCACCCTGACGGTCCACCGTCAATCTCGGGGCAGCTCCTTCCCTGCAGCTACCCCGACTGGAGTCAGAGTGAGCCCCACCTCCTCTTCCCGCCGCCCCCTCGCGGCCGGAGCCATAGCGGCCACCGCCGCCCTCCTCGCCGCCACCTTCACGGCCGGCACCGCCTCCGCCGCGTCCCCCTCCGACCGCGACGCGGCGATCGCCCAGGCCCGCTCCAACGTCACCCGCAACGCCGCGGTCTTCGGCTACGGCGACGGCCAGGACCTGGTCGTGAAGGACGTCGTGCTGGACGCCGACGGCAGCCGGCACGTGCGCTTCGACCGCACCTACCTCGGCCTGCCCGTCGTCGGCGGCGACCTGGTGGTGCACCAGGACGCCCGCGGCCGCCTCAAGGACTCCTCCCGCGCCGCCGCCCACGACGCCGCCGTGAGCTCGATCGTCCCCAAGGTCCCCGCCCAGCTCACCGCCGGCCGCGCACTCGAAGCCGCTCCCGGCGTCAGCGACGCCACCAGCTCCCCCGAGCTGGTCGTCTGGGCCGCCGACGGCACCCCGCGCCTCGCCTGGCGCACCACCGTCCAGGGCACCGGCGACCACGGCCAGCCCGCGGGCCGCGTCGTCGTCACCGACGCCCGCAGCGGCGAGCAGATCGAGTCCTACGACTCCGAGCACCAGGCCGCCGGCCTCGGCCACTCCGAGTACACCGGCGACGTCACCATCGACACCACCCCGCAGTCCGGCGGCTACGCCCTGATCGACCCGGTGCGCCACCACACCACCAGGGACGCGCACAACGCCGGCGCCGGCTCGCTCACCCCGACCTCGGGCACCCTCTTCACCGACGCCGACAACGTCTGGGGCGACGGGAGGAAGTTCTCCACCGACCGCGCCACCGCCGCCGTCGACGCCCACGCCAACACCGCCTGGACGTACGACTACTACAAGAACGTCTTCAACCGCAGCGGCATCAAGAACGACGGCAAGGGCGCCACCGTCTTCGTCCACGTCGGCACCAGGTGGGACAACGCCCAGTGGTCCGACACCTGCTTCTGCATGATGACCGGCGACGGCGACGGCAACGTCGACCCCGAGCAGGTCGACCTCGACACCATGGGCCACGAGATGACCCACGGCGTCACCAGCGCCACCGCCAACCTCCGCTACAGCGGCGAGTCCGGCGGCCTCAACGAGTCGACCTCCGACATCTTCGGCACCATGGTCGAGTGGTACGCCGACAACCCCGTCGACAAGCCGGACTACCTGTTCAGCGACCAGTCCACCCCGCCGTGGCTGCGCCGCTTCGACAAGCCGTCACTGGACGGCGGCTCGGCCGACTGCTGGACGAGGAAGGTCGGGCAGCTCGACGTCCACAACTCCTCGGGCGTCGGCAACCACTGGTTCTTCCTCGCCAGCGAGGGCAGCGGCGCCCGCACCGTCAACGGCGTCTCCTACAACAGCCCGACCTGCAACGGGTCCACCGTGACCGGCATCGGCAACCAGAAGGTCGCCAAGATCTGGTACCGCGCGCTGACCGTCTACATGACGTCCACCACCGACTACAAGGGCGCCCGCACCGCCTCCCTGAACGCCGCCAGGGACCTCTACGGCGCCACCGGCACCGAGTACAAGGCGGTCGCAGCCGCCTGGAGCGCCGTCTCCGTCGGCTGATCCCCGCCTCGCCGGACGTACGGCCCGTCACCCTTCCCCCGGGGGGTGGCGGGCCGTACCCGTGGCCGTGGCCGTACCCGTACCCGTGGCCGTGGCCGTGGCCGCGGCCGTGCGCCCGCCGGAGGCTCAGCCCAGCACCCGGACCGGCGCACCGGCCAGGAACGCCGCGATGTCCTCCACCGCATCGCCGTAGTACCGGCGGTAGTTGTCCTGCGACACGTACCCCAGGTGCGGCGTCGCCAGCAGCCGGGGAGCCGTCCGCACCGGGTGGCCGGCGGGCAGCGGCTCCTGGTCGAAGACGTCCACCGCCGCACCCGCGAACCGCCCCCCGGCGAGCGCCGCGAGCAGCGCCCCCTGGTCCACGATGGCCGCCCGCGAGGTGTTGACCAGGTACGCGGTCGGCTTCAGCAGCGCCAGCTCGGGCGCGCCGAGCAGCCCCCGGGTGCGGTCCCCGAGCGCCAGGTGGACGGAGACGAAGTCGCTCCCGCTCAGCAGTTCCTCCATCGACCCGGCCCGCCGCACGCCCACCCCCGCCGCCCGCTCCTCCGTCAGGTTGCGGCTCCACGCCACCACGTCCATCTCGAACGCGAGCCCCACCCGGGCCACCCGCGCACCGATCCTCCCCAGCCCCAGCAGCCCCAGCCTGCGGCCCGCCAGATCGGCCCCCACCGTGCTCTGCCACGGCCCGCCGCCGCGCAGCGCCGTGCTCTCCTCCACCAGCCCGCGCGCCAGCCCGAGGAGCAGCGCCCAGGTCAGCTCGACCGGCGGCGTCGAGGAACTCGCCGTCCCGCAGACGGTCACGCCGTGCGCGCGGGCCGCCTCGTGGTCGATCACCGAGTTCCGCATGCCCGAGGCCACCAGCAGCCGCAGCCGGGGAAGCCGGCCGAACAGCTCCGCCGGGAACGCCACCCGCTCCCGCAGCGTCACGATGATGTCGAAGTCGGCCACGGCGCGCACGAGTTCGTCCTCGGAGCCGAAGTGCTCCCGGAACGCGACCACCTCCACCCGGTCCGCGACCGGCGACCAGTCGGCGAGACTGGTGGCCACCCCTTGGAAGTCGTCGAGTACGGCGCAGCGAAGTTTCATGATCCGCACTCTTCCAGACGCCGCCCGCCGTCGTCCGCCCCCGCCCCTCCCCTCCCCTCCCTCCCCGCCCCGGCTCGCCCCGGCTCGGGCGTCAGAGGTTCGGCGCCAGGGGGTCGGTCGGAGGGATCGGTGGGAGGGGATCGGTGGGAGGGGGCGGACAAGGGACGGGGGCCGACCTAGCGCCTCGGGCCGCCGGTGGCGTAGACGGCGGTGCCCGCGACGGCGAGGAGCCCGGCCGTCCAGGTGGCGGCCGGCGTGCCGGGCGGCTGCAGCATCCAGGTCAGCACCTGCGTCGCCACACCCGTCCCACCCGTCGTGCCCGTCGCGGCCGGGGCGGCGAAGGCGAACGGCAGCCAGGCGAAGAGCGGGGTCCACGCGTACCGCTGCCCGCACCAGGCCGCCCCGACGGCGACCAGCCCCATCAGCCCCGCGCTGTTGCGCACGACGAAGGCGGGGGAGGCCGGCTCGCCGCCCACCGCCCGCACCGCCCAGAGGACGGCGGCGACGAGCACCCCGCAGAGCAGCACGTGCGCCGCCCTGCGCGGTACCCAGCGGATCGCGGCCGTCCGGTCCAGCGCGAGGTCCTGCCCGCCGAGTCCGACCGAGACCGCCGCCGCCCCCGCGGCGAGGACGAGCGTGGACAGCCGCGGATCCGCCGTCCCCCCGCCGCCGATCCCGGCGAGCGCCGCCACCGCGGCCGCGCCGGCCAGCACCGCGGCCAGCGAGGCGGGCACCTGCCGCGAGCGCGCGTACAGCGTCAGCCACCTCACCGGGACGCACCGCCCGTCAGCTCGGTGAGCAGGCCGCCCGAACAGGAGACGGCCGCGGCGTGCAGGGCACCGATCCGCCGCCGCTGCTCCGGCTGCGGCAACGCGATGAGCTGCTCCCACACCGGGCGGGCCTCGTCCGCCCAGTCCTTGGCGCCGTGCATGGTCCCTTCGAGCTGCCGGAGGTCCCCGAGGACCCAGGCGGCCGCGATGCTCTGTGCGACGGCCTCCTCCAGCGAGCCGCTCTCGACGCCGCTGCGGGCGTTGCACAACGGGACCACGCCCTGGGCGACCAGCGCCCGGGTCAGTTCCCCTCCCCCGGCCTCACCGATCGCCGCGTCGCCGAAGTCGAGGAGCAGCGCGTCGTCCGACCGCTCCGCCGGATCGAGGAGCCCCCGCAGGAGGGTTGTCTCGCGGATCCCCGTGGGCGCCTGGTCGCCCAGGGCGCCGCGCAGCAGGCGCAGCACCTCGGCACCGCGCCCCGCCAGATCGCCGAGCCGCGCCCGCTCGGCGGTCGTCACGCACACCGGGCCGTCGCACACCTGCGCCGCCGCGGCCCGGTCGACGACGTACGTGTCGCGGGGTCCGGCCGGGAGCAGGAGCAGGGCAGCGGCCCCGCCCGCCAGGAGCGGGGTGAGGGCGAGCACCCGCCCCCGCCGGGTGGCGGCGGCCAGCAGCGCCAGACCCGTCGCGGCCGCCCCGAGCAGCCAGAACGTCTGCCCGGCGTGCACGGGGGCGGAGAGCGTGAGGAGCGGCTGGCGCACCTCCGCCACCAGGGGCGACAGCAGCGCGAGACGGTTCGGCGCGCCGGAGGTCGGCACCTCGGCGTCCGTGGTCCGCCGCAGGAGGGTGACGAACAGGAAGGCGCCCACGGCCAGGGCGGGCGGGGTGAGGACGGACGGCAGGGCCCGCGCCACCCCCATGCCCAGGACCGCCCCGGCGGCCAGCGCGAGCGCCCCCACCAGCGAGATCGGGAGCCAGCCCAGGTGGGCGTACGCGGCGCCGCCGGCGAGCACCCGCACCGCGCCCACGAGGACGACCAGCGCGAAGGCCGACACCAGGGCGAAGGCCGTCGTACCCGCGAGGGCCGCCGCGCGGTGCCGGGCCGGACGCGGCGTGCTGCTCAGCAGTTCGGACATCCTCGAACGGGAGTCGCGCAGCCCCTGGAGCGCCCCGAGGCCCACCGCGAGCGGCCACAGGAAGACCAGCAGGAACCTGGTCCACAGGGCCATCGAGGTCCACTGCGCCGTCCACAGCGCCGGCCCCTTCCACCAGGCGCCGGGGACGAGGTGCAGGAACGCGAGCGCCGACACCAGGACGAGGACGCCGGCCCACGGGGCGACGGACCGCCGCAGCTCGATGCGCAGGACGCGGAGGTTCGTCCGGCCGGGGTTCGGGTTCACCAGGCCCCCCTCGTCCGGACGGGGTCGACCAGCAGCGCCGAGTAGCCGCGCTCCAGCGGGCTGTCCCCCACGTGTTCCGGACCGCCCGCCGCGGCCAGCTCGTCCGGGGTGCCCTGGAAGACCAGCCTCCCCTCGGCGAAGAGCACCACGTCGGTGCAGGCGGCGGCGACGTCCTCCACCAGGTGGGTCGAGACGACCACGCAGGTGTCCGTCCCCAGCTCCTGGAGGAGTCCCCGGAAGCGCAGCCGCTGCGCCGGGTCCAGGCCGACCGTCGGCTCGTCCAGCAGCAGCAGGGCCGGGTCGTTGACGATGGCCTGCGCGATGCCGACCCGCCGCACCATCCCGCCCGACAGCGCCTTCATCCGCTCGTCGGCCCGGTCCGCCAGGCCGACCCGCTCGACGGCGCGCTGCACCGCCCCGGGGATGTCCGCGGTGGGCACCTCCTTCAGCCAGGCCATGTACTCGACGAACTCGCGCACGGTGAAACGCCTGTAGTAGCCGAACTCCTGGGGGAGGTAGCCGATCCGGCGGCGCAGCGCGCGGTGCTCGCCCAGCCCGCCCACGGACTCCCCGAGCAGCTCCAGCTCACCCCCGGCGGGGCGCAGGACGGTGGCCAGGGCCCGGATCAGGGTGGTCTTGCCCGCTCCGTTGGGGCCCAGGAGACCGTGGACGCCGGTGCCCAGCGACAGGTCCAGTCCGTCGACGGCCATCCTCTTCCTGCCGACCCTGACCTTCAGTCCGGTCGCCCGGATCTCCCAGGCGTAGGCCGTGGGGGCGATGTCGGCCCTGCTCACTGCGGGCATCGTGCGTTCCTGTTCTTTCGGGGGACGGGGGACGGGGGACGGGGGACGCGGGTCGACGGGGCGGCCGGGGTCCGGCGGTCGGGGGACGGCGGTCGGGGGTGGGCGGCTCGACGCGGGGGGTTCGGCGGGATGCGGAGGGGCTCAGCGGTGGGCTCCCAGCACGGTGTAGGCACCCCGGCGGACGACCACGACGGCGACCCCGAGCACGAGGAGCAGCCCCCACACCGGCAGACCACCCGTCTGCAGGGCGAAGGCCGTACGGCTGGTGGCCAGCGTCGGCGCCGCCACCACCCCGGCCCATGCCGCCACCAGGACGACGGCGGCGCGGGTCACGCCGATCACCCCGCCGAGCGCCAGCGTCATCGAGGTGAAGGCCAGGCAGGGCAGCAGCCACTGCACGGCCGTCACCCCCGTCACCCATCCCCCCACCAGCAAGGCGGGGACCACCACGGCGAGCACGGAGGCGGTGCGCCGCAGCACCAGCTGGAGTCCCGCCCTCGGTGTGGAGGCCGTCAGCTCGTACGCCGGGTCCAGGCCGCGCGACCAGGAGGCCGCCACCCCGCACACCGGCAGGACCGGGGCGAGCAGCAGCAGCACGGACACCCGGCCGGGTCCGGCGCCCACCAGGTCCGGCAGCAGCGCGAGCAGCGTCACGGCCAGGAGCATGGCCGGCCACGGCAGGGCGGCGGGCGGCGCCCACACCGCCGGGCGCGCCGACCGCCACACCCTCCGGCGACGGCGCGCCGGTGCCGGGGCGGCCGCGGCCAGCTGCCGTTCGAGGTCGGACCAGACGGCCTCGGTCAGCGCCGCCAGGGCGGGCGCCCCGGCCGCGACGGCGGCCGACAGCCGGTCGCGGCAGGGCCGGCAGCCCTCCAGATGGGCCTCCAGGGCCCACACCTCGTCCGCGGCGAGGTCCGTGCCACCGCGGGCGTACCCGTCGATGAGCCGTGCCGACGCGTGTTCCACGTTCATGCCAGTGCCTCCCGCATCGCGATCCGGGCCCGGCGGGCACGGGTCTTGACCGTTCCTTCGGGCAGTCCGAGCAGCACGGCGGTCTCCCGGACGGACAGTCCGTCGAGCACCATCGCCTGCAGGACGTCCCTGAGCTCCGGCGCGAGGCGCCGCAGTGCGTCCCCGACGTCCCCGCCGACGGTCGCCACCAGTGCCTCCTCCTCGGCGGCGGGCGCCACGGGGTGCGGGGCGGCGGCGGCCGGCGGCTCCGCGTGGTGGGCCCTGCGCCGGAACGCGTCGACGAGGCGGCGGGCGGCGATCGTCCACAGCCACCCGACCGCCGTACCGCCGGTCCGGCCCCCGGCGAACGAGCCCGCCGCCCGCCACACCGCGAGGTACGTCTCCTGCATGACCTCGGCGACGATCTGCTGGTCGGCGCAGCGCCGGTTCAGGCGCACCGCCAGCCACGGCGACGTGCGCCGGTACAGCTCCTCGAAGGCGGCCCGGTCTCCCCGGGCCACCCGCCTCAGGAGGTGTTCCTCGTCCAGTTCCTGCGGCGCTGCCGCCCCAACCCGTTTCACACCTGCTAGACGCCCGGCCGGGCCTGCAGGTTTTCCCCGGGGCGTGATCCGCGTCACGCCCCGGGCGGACACCGCGAGGCGGCTCCGCGATCGGACCCCGCGTCCGGGCACCGCGGCACGGGGCGACGGGCGGGGGTGGCACCCGCCCGACTTCCGGACCACGACGTCAGCCGGCTGGCCGTCGAGGCGAACGTCAAGCGCTGGCACCTGCCCCACCAGCACTCCGACCAGAAGGACCATTTCCAGGCCGAGACCGCGAAGGCCGAGGCGAGGAGGTCGTCCCACGTCCGCTCCGCCGACGCGTTCGAGGAACCCAAGGAGGGGCACGCCGCCCTCCAGGCCCACTGTCAACAGCCGGAGGCACGGCTCCAGACCTGCGCGAACGCCCTCGATCCGCTCGCGTTGGAGAACGCCGCGCTCTCGGGCCGCGACGCGGACGCCGCGAAGGTGAGGGCGCTGCCCCGCCGGTCCCCGCACCTGTCCTGAGCACGGCAGGTGCGGGTCACGCGGCGACGCCGAGTTCGTGCCGGGTCCGGTGGACGAAGTCGCGGACGGCCGTCTCGCGGCGCCAGGGGGTGAGGGCGGCGTTGAACTCGCGGACGTAGTCCAGGGCCCGGCTGGACTGGACGCGGGCGAGGATGTCGACGGCCTGGTGACCGAGTCGCAGCCCCTGGTCGAGATCGCCGCCCTGGAGGTGAGCGGTCCCCACGATCGCCAGGCGCATGCCCACCGAGCGGGTGAACACGCCCGGTCGCATGGCCGCGGCCTGCGCGTTCCAGACGAGCGCCTCCTTCGGCTTCCGCAGGTCGCGGAACACCTCGGCAGCGTCGGCGGAGAGCCGGGCGTGGTGATAGAAGTCGATCCACGCCGGTTCCTCGCCGCCGTCGCGGGCCCGGCCGAGCAGGCTCTCGGAGGCGGTCAGCGCGGCCGAGGCCGCCCTGGCGTCGTTGTCGCGGGCATGGGCCCGCGCCTCGATGAGCTTGGTGAACGCCAGGACCCTGGGGGCGGCCTGGCCCTTGGCCCGCTCGAAGGCGCCCTGGGTCATGTCGACGGCCTCACTGGCGAAGCCCCGCAGCAGGGTCTGCATCGCCATCGTGGTGAGCACATAGCAGCCGAGCTGCACGTCACCGCCGGCCCGGGCAAGGCGGAGTGCCTGGATGAAGTGTCGCTGGGCGACCTCGTGCTGACCGACGTCGAAGGCGGTCCAGCCTGCCAGGCGGGACAGCTCCGCGGTGACCGAGAACAGCTCACGGCCCACCTCGTCGCCGAACGACCCGTTCAGCAGCGGCACCGCCCGCTCCTGCCGGCACGCCGTCACCGAGTTCGCCTTCCAGTTCCCGCCGCCGTACTTCGAGTCCCACCGCCGGGCGTCGTCGGCCGCCTCCCGCAGTTCGGCAAGGTCGACGGCGCCGACCCGGCCGCTGCCACGATGGGCGGAGGAGTCATCGGCCGGGCTCACCAGCCACCGGGTCACCGGCGTCGTGAACGAGGCAACGGCGAACCCGGATCCGGCGAGGAAGTCGCGGCGGTTCACGGAACTCCAGAACGAAGTGGCGACGCGCACGGCGTCGGCGGGGTCTCGCGGGAAATCCAACCCCGCCGCGGCGTCCGGTGTCTGCGCATCCGCCATACCGATCTCCGCCAACTGCACGGACCTGCCGAGCCGTTCGCCGATCGCCTGGGCCAACAGCTTGGGCACCGGCCAGTCGGGGACCATGCCCCGGCGGCACCAGTTCGCGACCGAGGTATGCGTGTACGTCGTGGTCAGCCCGGCCACATGGGCCAGCTGGTTCACACGATGGGCCAGCGACTTACTGATCGTTTCAGAATGACTTGGGCTCAAGGTCTTGCGCTCAGGCGATCTTGGTCGGCAGGGTGTGCGGGTGCGTGCTGATCTTGTTCCGGACGGTCTGTGGGAGCGTGTGGCTCCGCTGCTGCCACCCGCTCCCGCGCGGCGTCGGCGCTATCCCGGGCGACTGCGCGTTCCGGACCGGGCGGCGCTTGCGGGTGTGATGTACGTGCTGCGAACCGGTGTCGCCTGGCGCGACGTTCCCGCGGACGCCGTGGGCTGCTCAGGAGTGACTGCCTGGCGTCGCCTGCGGGACTGGACCGAGGCCGGCGTCTGGCCACAGCTGCACGAGGCCCTGCTGGCTGAGCTTCGGGCCAACGGCGGCCTGGACATGGACGATTGCGCGATCGACGGCTCCCACATCAGGGCGCTCAAAGGGGGGATCACGTTGGCCCCTCGCCCGTCGACCGAGGACGGCCGGGTTCAAAGCATCATGTGATCGTGGACCGCCACGGCACCCCGCTGG from Kitasatospora sp. NBC_00458 includes:
- a CDS encoding GNAT family N-acetyltransferase yields the protein MTTPQDHRTVEYVWRGPFTDHELDALHAAAFTGPVGPTGPGSPAAAATPWRARLERHSAGWVCARPAPDGPLLGFVNVLWDGGVHAFLLDTAVDPGAHRLGIGTRLVAAAAEGARAAGCDWLHVDFEPHLRPYYFGACGFRPTDAGLLAL
- a CDS encoding M4 family metallopeptidase, which codes for MSPTSSSRRPLAAGAIAATAALLAATFTAGTASAASPSDRDAAIAQARSNVTRNAAVFGYGDGQDLVVKDVVLDADGSRHVRFDRTYLGLPVVGGDLVVHQDARGRLKDSSRAAAHDAAVSSIVPKVPAQLTAGRALEAAPGVSDATSSPELVVWAADGTPRLAWRTTVQGTGDHGQPAGRVVVTDARSGEQIESYDSEHQAAGLGHSEYTGDVTIDTTPQSGGYALIDPVRHHTTRDAHNAGAGSLTPTSGTLFTDADNVWGDGRKFSTDRATAAVDAHANTAWTYDYYKNVFNRSGIKNDGKGATVFVHVGTRWDNAQWSDTCFCMMTGDGDGNVDPEQVDLDTMGHEMTHGVTSATANLRYSGESGGLNESTSDIFGTMVEWYADNPVDKPDYLFSDQSTPPWLRRFDKPSLDGGSADCWTRKVGQLDVHNSSGVGNHWFFLASEGSGARTVNGVSYNSPTCNGSTVTGIGNQKVAKIWYRALTVYMTSTTDYKGARTASLNAARDLYGATGTEYKAVAAAWSAVSVG
- a CDS encoding D-2-hydroxyacid dehydrogenase family protein; this encodes MKLRCAVLDDFQGVATSLADWSPVADRVEVVAFREHFGSEDELVRAVADFDIIVTLRERVAFPAELFGRLPRLRLLVASGMRNSVIDHEAARAHGVTVCGTASSSTPPVELTWALLLGLARGLVEESTALRGGGPWQSTVGADLAGRRLGLLGLGRIGARVARVGLAFEMDVVAWSRNLTEERAAGVGVRRAGSMEELLSGSDFVSVHLALGDRTRGLLGAPELALLKPTAYLVNTSRAAIVDQGALLAALAGGRFAGAAVDVFDQEPLPAGHPVRTAPRLLATPHLGYVSQDNYRRYYGDAVEDIAAFLAGAPVRVLG
- a CDS encoding ABC transporter ATP-binding protein — its product is MPAVSRADIAPTAYAWEIRATGLKVRVGRKRMAVDGLDLSLGTGVHGLLGPNGAGKTTLIRALATVLRPAGGELELLGESVGGLGEHRALRRRIGYLPQEFGYYRRFTVREFVEYMAWLKEVPTADIPGAVQRAVERVGLADRADERMKALSGGMVRRVGIAQAIVNDPALLLLDEPTVGLDPAQRLRFRGLLQELGTDTCVVVSTHLVEDVAAACTDVVLFAEGRLVFQGTPDELAAAGGPEHVGDSPLERGYSALLVDPVRTRGAW
- a CDS encoding zf-HC2 domain-containing protein, whose translation is MNVEHASARLIDGYARGGTDLAADEVWALEAHLEGCRPCRDRLSAAVAAGAPALAALTEAVWSDLERQLAAAAPAPARRRRRVWRSARPAVWAPPAALPWPAMLLAVTLLALLPDLVGAGPGRVSVLLLLAPVLPVCGVAASWSRGLDPAYELTASTPRAGLQLVLRRTASVLAVVVPALLVGGWVTGVTAVQWLLPCLAFTSMTLALGGVIGVTRAAVVLVAAWAGVVAAPTLATSRTAFALQTGGLPVWGLLLVLGVAVVVVRRGAYTVLGAHR
- a CDS encoding RNA polymerase sigma factor, which produces MARGDRAAFEELYRRTSPWLAVRLNRRCADQQIVAEVMQETYLAVWRAAGSFAGGRTGGTAVGWLWTIAARRLVDAFRRRAHHAEPPAAAAPHPVAPAAEEEALVATVGGDVGDALRRLAPELRDVLQAMVLDGLSVRETAVLLGLPEGTVKTRARRARIAMREALA
- a CDS encoding sporulation protein — protein: MNQLAHVAGLTTTYTHTSVANWCRRGMVPDWPVPKLLAQAIGERLGRSVQLAEIGMADAQTPDAAAGLDFPRDPADAVRVATSFWSSVNRRDFLAGSGFAVASFTTPVTRWLVSPADDSSAHRGSGRVGAVDLAELREAADDARRWDSKYGGGNWKANSVTACRQERAVPLLNGSFGDEVGRELFSVTAELSRLAGWTAFDVGQHEVAQRHFIQALRLARAGGDVQLGCYVLTTMAMQTLLRGFASEAVDMTQGAFERAKGQAAPRVLAFTKLIEARAHARDNDARAASAALTASESLLGRARDGGEEPAWIDFYHHARLSADAAEVFRDLRKPKEALVWNAQAAAMRPGVFTRSVGMRLAIVGTAHLQGGDLDQGLRLGHQAVDILARVQSSRALDYVREFNAALTPWRRETAVRDFVHRTRHELGVAA